Proteins encoded in a region of the Populus alba chromosome 13, ASM523922v2, whole genome shotgun sequence genome:
- the LOC118042427 gene encoding cyclic dof factor 1 — MKGESKDPAFKLFGRKIPVPDTQFPAEPLAKGSCSEITRVETKGPREDSSEEPEMFSGSGQGKEESQAAMRENEAQVIAKPKEGPLESNGTDQEKVLKKPDKILPCPRCNSLDTKFCYFNNYNVNQPRHFCKNCQRYWTAGGSMRNVPIGAGRRKNKHLATQFRQILVSSDGMPIARMENSDSISHQLQSSVESATTLSPSVANGMVLKFGHEAPLCDSMENVLNLGDQKRYVEISSVNRQDNVEELSSCGSSKTASNAWANELRENIMQKEQVDVPASSNELSAPNSLPCYSVPSWVFPWNPAWNNVASMTAAQHSTGQACSTNIPNQVQLCPTPMLAVPSICPPNIPLQFVPASYWGCLPTWAAGTRNESLSGSNGCLSLSTSTNTSCSSGNGSPTLGKHSRDSKFIDEEKAEKCILVPKTLRIDDPSEASKSPLWATLGLKPDQKDPTSKGTIFKNFETKAECYGHVSDITHVLEANPAALSRSHTFQESG, encoded by the coding sequence ggaAGCTGCAGTGAGATAACAAGAGTAGAAACCAAGGGTCCTAGAGAAGACAGCTCAGAAGAACCTGAAATGTTCTCTGGTTCTGGACAAGGCAAGGAAGAAAGCCAAGCTGCAATGCGAGAGAATGAGGCACAAGTAATTGCTAAGCCTAAGGAAGGTCCACTGGAGAGTAATGGCACAGACCAAGAGAAAGTCCTTAAGAAGCCAGATAAAATTCTACCATGTCCACGATGCAACAGTTTAGACACAAAATTCTGTtacttcaataactataatGTCAACCAACCAAGGCATTTCTGCAAGAATTGCCAAAGATATTGGACAGCTGGGGGATCAATGAGAAATGTCCCTATTGGTGCTGGCCGGCGGAAGAATAAGCACTTAGCCACTCAATTTCGTCAGATATTAGTATCTTCTGATGGGATGCCTATTGCCAGAATGGAAAACTCAGACTCAATCAGTCACCAACTTCAATCTTCTGTTGAGTCTGCAACCACCTTGAGTCCCTCAGTAGCAAATGGAATGGTTCTAAAATTCGGTCATGAAGCACCTCTTTGTGATTCCATGGAGAATGTGCTTAATCTTGGAGACCAAAAAAGATATGTTGAGATAAGTTCAGTCAATCGTCAAGATAATGTAGAGGAGCTGTCTTCATGTGGATCCTCCAAGACAGCTTCCAATGCTTGGGCAAACGAATTGCGAGAAAATATTATGCAGAAAGAGCAAGTTGATGTGCCAGCATCTTCTAACGAACTCAGCGCGCCAAACTCCCTGCCTTGTTATTCTGTTCCTTCATGGGTTTTTCCTTGGAACCCGGCTTGGAATAATGTTGCTTCCATGACCGCAGCTCAGCACTCCACTGGCCAGGCTTGCTCGACAAATATTCCCAATCAAGTTCAATTGTGCCCCACACCAATGTTGGCTGTTCCCAGCATTTGCCCTCCAAACATTCCTTTACAATTTGTTCCTGCTTCTTATTGGGGTTGCTTGCCCACATGGGCTGCTGGAACAAGAAATGAATCATTGAGTGGATCGAATGGCTGCCTTTCTCTATCAACCTCTACTAACACCAGTTGCAGCTCAGGAAATGGCTCACCAACCCTAGGCAAGCATTCTAGAGATTCAAAATTTATTGATGAAGAGAAGGCAGAAAAATGTATATTGGTCCCAAAAACACTAAGAATTGATGACCCAAGTGAGGCTTCAAAGAGTCCTTTATGGGCAACATTAGGTCTTAAGCCTGACCAGAAGGATCCCACATCAAAAGGTACTATCTTCAAGAATTTTGAAACCAAAGCAGAATGCTATGGCCATGTATCTGATATCACTCATGTACTGGAAGCAAACCCAGCAGCTCTTTCTCGCTCTCATACATTCCAGGAGAGTGGCTGA